GAGGGGGGCCTGTGaaggggggttgtggggggggcgtAATGGGGGCTGTAAAGGGGGGGATGTGATGGGGGCTGTGGCGGTACtgtgagggggttggggggggttgtgatggaggctgtggaggggttgtgggggggtgtaatgggggctgtggggggttgggatggggctgTAAGGGCGGGGCTGAGGGTTTTGAGGGATCCTTGCAGtatccccccagcctgccccctacAGGGCCCTCCCTCATGCATGGCTTCCTCGGCATttatggaggggctggggggtgttgcctagtggtcagagcagggcagcgccagggaggctgtggggcttgctgggctggctgggaggtaGGAGTGGGTGAGTGGACACTGGAGCGGCGGGGGCCGAGTGGAGGAAGGCCCCCGCCCCCCTCGGCCCCGAGGCTCCTGGCCGGCTCCccatgcccctctccccccagagcCTGTCGTCCACGGTGAACCTGGAGCACTCGCAGCTGCCGCCGGGCGTGAGCGTGGCCTACGAGCCGCACTGCGGGGATGCCGTCCGCGCCCCTGGGGGCCAGGGGGGGGTTTGCTCCGGTGTCCACATCAACCAGCTGGTGAGCCCCCCTGCACCACCCCACACCGgggccctggctgagctgccccCGCTGCCTGGGCCAGGGAGGGCGGAACacgtgggggggtgggaaggggcaggccgGCTCGTTAGGGGCTGGGGAGcccgggaggggaggggcagtttaGTGAGGGGGGAGGCaccatgaggggagggggaaggctgttctgttgggggaagggggcaggggaacatggtgaggggagggggtatGGTttagtgagggcagggggcagtttaactgggggagggggctggggagcccagtgaGGGGAGGGGTTGTCTCTGTGAGGGGAGGGTCTGGGAGCAGTGAGGGGAGGAGTTGGTTtagtgggggaggggactgtgTAGCTTAATGAGGGGAGGGGTCGTCTCTgtgaggggaagggctgggagctgtgaggggagggggaggtttagttggggggaggggctggggaaccggcgaggggagggggcagtttagttgcaggagggggctaggggcagtgaggggagggagcagtttgacggggggcggggcttgggagcagtgaggggagggagcgtctgtgagggcaggggctggggcagtgaggggaggggcggtttagcagggggaggggctggggagcccgGCGAGGGGAAGGAGGGGCCGTCTCTGTGGGGCCAGGTCTGCCCCTGGCTCAGCGCCCCCCTAGCACAGGCCGGTCCCCCCGCAGGTGTCGTTCACGGTGACGGTGAAGGCTGAGGCCTGCCTGGAGGGGTCGCACGACTTCACGCTGCGGGTGCTGGGCTTCACCGAGGTGGTGCGCGTGGAGCTGCAGACGCTGTGCGAGTGCCCCTGCAgccgcaccccccagccccactccccccactgCAGCGGGGGCCACGGCAACCTCACCTGTGGGGCCTGCAGGTACGGCCCTGCCGGGGACGGGCAGCGGGGAGGGGCGGAACTGCAGCGCATGGGGccgccccagctgggagcagctcaggAGGGGCGGCTGGGCACAcggggggtggggctgcgggCAGCTTGGCCCATGGCTGGGAGGAGGGCCCAAAGCCCCCCGCCTAACCCGccgccccctgcagctgcagccctggccgcgTGGGCCGGCAGTGCGAGTGCGAGCTGGCCGAGACCACGGACCTGGCGGCCAGCTGCCGGGGCCAGAACGGCACAGGCCCCGTGTGCAGCGGGAAGGGGCAGTGCGTGTGCGGGCAGTGCCAGTGCAACAGCAACGTGCAAGGGCAGCACTGCGAGTGTGACAACGGCAGCTGCGAGCGGCACGACGGGCGGCTCTGCGGAGGTGAGAGCTGGGCCGGGAGAGGGGTGCGGGAGGGAAGCGCCTCCCCAGGCTGACGCTGCTGTGTCCCCCCCCAGGCCGGGGTCGGTGCCAGTGCGGGCATTGCCAGTGCGAGCCGGGTTACACGGGCAGCGCGTGCGAGTGCAGCCTGGACACCAGCGCGTGCGAGCAGGACGGCGTGATCTGCAGCAGGCACGGGCAGTGCCTCTGCAACAAGTGCCAGTGTGAGCCGGGCTACTTCGACAGCCTCTGCAGCCGCTGCCCGGGCTGCCGGACGCCATGCGAGGAGCACCGGTGAGCGAGGGGCATGGGGTGCACCCGCCCAGGGTCAGGGGGCGCCAGAGCCAAGCCCCGGCCATCCCaagagccctggggagcagcctgTGTTATGGCTCCACAGCGGAGTCACTACCCCAACGCGCTGGTGCAGTCGTGCGTCGCCCCTAAGCAGCACTTACGCCGAAAtagcgcgtccacacacagagCCTAATTCGGATCAGCGCCCCTGGGAGTGCTGCGCCCAGCAGCTCTGAGCCCAGCTACCACGGCGACACAGCAGCGCGAGGTCGGAGTAAACTAGTCCAGGCCAGCGGATGTCGACACAGCCCCCAGGCCCTGGCGCCGCGGCCCCTCTGCTGCGCCGGCCTCGGCGCTCTCCCTCGCACGACGAGGTTCAGTGCCGCACGCCGGCGGGCGCAGCATGGAGACGCTTGCGGCCTGGCGACGGGTCGTTTGCAGTAACGTTGCTGTGCGGACGCCTCCCGGCGGTGccgaggccagggcagaggggcggGCTGGCAGGGGACGGGTCCAAGATGGCAGATGGGATGGCAGGTGCTGCAGCTCAGGAGCGCATGGGGCGGAGGGGGGACAGCCCGTGGGTGGGGCCAgattggggcactggatgggggCCGTGCGGGCAGGAGCGACCCCGGAGGGGCCAGCTGACGGCAGCCCCGTCTCTGGGCGCCCCACAGGGACTGCGCAGACTGCCAGGCCTTCGGGACGGGCCTGCTGAGCCACAACTGTAGTGCCGTGTGCAACCACACGGTAGTGACGGTGCAGCCGGCCCCCGCCGTGGACGAGCGGTGGTGCAAGGAGAAGCTGGAGGATGGGCGGCTCCTGATCTTCCTGATCGACGGCCAGGAGGGGGCCGTGGTCGTGCTGAGGGTGAAGGACAAGGATGGTGagtgcggggggttgggggggcgggggggagggcgttACCGCTGTTGCGGttctctctggacctctgagccGAGCCctaggggccgggggggggggggcgccgctCGGTTTGCTGGGGGGGTTTCCCGCAGGCCTGAGcgcttcctcccctcccacagccgtCATCGACCAGACCTCCATGATCGTGCTGGGCTTGGTCCTGGGCATCGTGCTCATCGGGCTGATGGTCATCGTTGCTTACCGCATCTCCGTGGAGCTCCTGGACCGGCGGGAGTACGCGCGCTTCGAGAAGGAGCGGGAGCGGGCCAAGGGGAATGAGGtcagcccccgcccagcccccgtccctccccctgcctggccTAGTCAGCCCTTGGCCCCGGAGCCGGCAAGCTCCCTCCTCCAGGCTGAACTGGACAGGTTCCCAGCCTGGaaggctcccccccagccccaggagctgcagccctgtGCTATGTCCACAGCGGGTCAGGAAGTGCCAACCCGCAGCCCAGCACCCTCTGAGCCCATGCCGCTCTCATCCCCGGGCCAGGagccagctcagcagccccaggggcagagcagggcagccgCTTGCCCCAGGTCTGCAAGAACATTGCCCAAGCCCCCCGAGACCCAGCGCAGCCGCCGCTTGCCCTTTGACGCCAGCAACCTCTCCCCTCGCAGGTCAACAACCCACTGTACCAGAGCGCCACCACCACGGTCGTCAACCCCACGTACTTCAAGGACTGAGCCCAGCAGCGCAGGCCCCGGCTGccaccctggccctggcagcccccaAGCTCGGCTGAAAGCCACCACATAttgggctgggctgctcctggaCGGGAAGGAGCAGGTGGCGGCCCGGCTGCTTGGAGAGACCCCACACACCTCGCTACCAGGGGCTCCCGGGGACGGGCACGATCGAGCTGCCAGCTGGGTGTCCCCACTTGGGAGGAGCAGGTTGCAGTTCTAGCTCAGCcctgcaggcttcctgctttAATAGCCACCCAACCTCCGCACAGCAcgatccccagctccctgcagtcaGTGACCCCGGCACTGAGCATGAGCTGCTGATCCCCACGGGAGAGCCCTGAGCCAGCGCCCAGCAGGAAGGGCCGGGGTGCCCAGCACCAAGGCCCTGCTTCTGAGGGGGGGGCCTCTGGGACACAGCATGACCAAGGCCCTGCTTTTGGGGGGGCCTCTGGTACAGAGCAGCCTTGTTCCAAGACACGACCGAGGGCAGAGCGGAGCCAGGGGCAACGCGGCACAGCCTCCCGGCTAGTTACGGACACGGGGCGGCGGGGTGTGGGGGAATCACAGCTGGGCGCTTCAGCCCCAGCAGAGAAGCAGTTAACCTGTGGAGCCGCTCCCCAGATGCCAGCAGGTCTGAGCCCCCGATATGCTCAAAGCATCcctcaccctgcagccccaccggAAAGGTGctgctccgggggggggggggggggggggcaaaaaaaaaaacccccccccccccccccccccccccccccgctttggtGGGTGAACACAGGGAGGAATAAAGCGCTCCGGCAGCAGCTGTGCCGTGTCTGGGTCTGCGCTGATGGACAGGGTCTTTCCAAACAGCGGGGGGGGCCAGGCAGCCGTAAGGAAGGGGCCAAAATACAGCTGGGCCGGGGTTGCCAGGATGCATTTGGCCCAGGCAGGCAACGGGGTCCAGCTGCTCCTTCCTCCAGGTCTAACTGGAAACCGTTTATTTGTGGGGGGGGAGCCCAATGCCGCCCCATAGAAGGGCATTTGGAAACGACTTGGGATGTTTactgcctccccctccacacTGCGTGGTCCCACAGAGGCCATGCTCACGCCCTTACAGCCCATGGAACAAGGCACCCAGCTCCTCTCTCCTCCGGCCCCTCTCAGTGGAAGCCTGAGGCTACTCAATGGCAACTACCTCTGCTGTGACCACCACTTCCCTTGAGCTCCAGTGCAGGGACTGACCCCAGCCCTCAGCGCTCCAGGAGCAGGGGGCCTTTATGCCTGAAGCTAAAGGCTGTGGCCGATTGGCTTGAAGGGACTAGACAAACGTTTCTCCAACGCCAGCTGTAGCTAACGGGGCCCTAGCATTGAAATTAACAGGTGGGGGttgttccccagccccccagagaagccaggacactggggaggggagggtgaaagACCCATATGGGATTTAGTGATAACAGAAAGTCTGGGAGGAGGTTCTGCGCGTTTCCTCATTCGGCAGCTTCCCACGCTCAAAAGCAGAAcctccctccagccacagctgctcgCCTGACACCAGCGTGCGCACCCCGAACTCAGCCAGGTGGGGCACCTCCAGAATGAGGAGAACCGGCCCTGCCACAACAGATGCCCCAGCAAACGAGGCCGTGGCTAGCTTGAAGAGAGCCGGCAGCAAACGAGAAGCAAATCACATAGCGTGTTTCATCCCCTGCCgtcagttctgttgggagaggcctTCCCAGCACTCTGGCCTGTGCACCTGGGGCCGAATGTCAGGAAAGCCCCCTCTGCCCACACCGCCCTTGTTCCTCATGAAACCAGGCTGGCTGGcgtgtcagcagaaggctcccagaacAGATTTCTGGGCTCTGGACCTGCAACCTGGACATAGCCTGAGGGGCCGGGAGGGTCCCCCGGGACAGAGGCTGCAGTACTGGAAGTACAGGAGCAAAGCTTTCCCCTTGCAGAGCAGACCAAGAATCAACCTGCAACACCACATGGTCATAGACACAGCACCCGTGGCCACATCCTGTTACCCCGCTGGCTGCAAGTTCCCCGGGTTAATTTTAACCCAGTTATCAAGGTAACGGCCGATTTTTGAGTCTGCAGCTATTTAGGAGAAATTTCTGGTTTGCTGAAGCATTAGGAGAGGGGCTGTGAGGTGCAGCGGAAAGGGTGTTGACCTTCTAAGCTGTAGCCATTAGTGGGCACCAGTCAATCAAAGGTTGTGGGTTCGAATGCCACCAGTCACTTTAGCCGCACTCTCCCGACCAGGACAGCTTTTACAAAATGGGCAACTTTTTGAATGTGACTCaaaggcccagggaaagggaaAGCCAACACAGCAGCCCACtcaaagcatctacacaaaagGGAGGGGGCACTTTCATCTCCCACCCAGAGACAAGTGAGAAGGAGGAGAAAGTGATGCTGAATCTACAAGGCCAAGATTGTGTTGTCTGCTGTATTCTGGGAACACCTGCACTGCAACATTTCCAGGGATCGCAGACATCTAACCCTGGACGGGGGCCTGAACATTGTGTTTTTGCTCTCTGAATGCAAGGGCCCTCTGGGGAGCCTTACAGCCAGGTTCCCAAAAATCACTAGTTCCCTCTTTTCAGAAACCTTGATGGCACGCTACacacagggttccctgtaagctgtgccctGGCATGGCCTctcgggagagattcaaatatcacccagctgattagcagagtgtccattggtggtgcacattggaacatgcctcaatgcacataaaaatttattccacacatgcctggaaaaaaatccacacatgggtAGAAAAGGTTAGCGGAAATACTGGCTACATGGGCAATTCTTTCTGCACAGCTGGTCAGACTGGAAGCCAAACCCCAGGTTAGATAAGCAGCAAAATAGagtttagaaaaggaaaaaataagaaaaCCACGTTTTATTTAAATACTCTAAGTAGGTCACAAAGGAACAGACATCACACTAATGGTAAAAAGATACAAGTTGATAATATCT
This sequence is a window from Carettochelys insculpta isolate YL-2023 chromosome 29, ASM3395843v1, whole genome shotgun sequence. Protein-coding genes within it:
- the ITGB7 gene encoding integrin beta-7 is translated as MDLSYSMKDDLENVKKLGSDLLATLRNITKSVKIGFGSFVDKTVLPYVSTVPAKLRNPCPQRHEQCDSPVSFRHVLPLTDNASEFESRVSRQRISGNLDAPEGGFDAIMQVAVCEDRIGWRNVTRLLVFTSDDVFHTAGDGKLGGIYLPNDNRCHLDANGLYSKSHLYDYPSVGHLAQVLSAANIQPIFAVTSTTLAAYQELSRLIPKSVVGELKEDSSNVVQLISDAYNSLSSTVNLEHSQLPPGVSVAYEPHCGDAVRAPGGQGGVCSGVHINQLVSFTVTVKAEACLEGSHDFTLRVLGFTEVVRVELQTLCECPCSRTPQPHSPHCSGGHGNLTCGACSCSPGRVGRQCECELAETTDLAASCRGQNGTGPVCSGKGQCVCGQCQCNSNVQGQHCECDNGSCERHDGRLCGGRGRCQCGHCQCEPGYTGSACECSLDTSACEQDGVICSRHGQCLCNKCQCEPGYFDSLCSRCPGCRTPCEEHRDCADCQAFGTGLLSHNCSAVCNHTVVTVQPAPAVDERWCKEKLEDGRLLIFLIDGQEGAVVVLRVKDKDAVIDQTSMIVLGLVLGIVLIGLMVIVAYRISVELLDRREYARFEKERERAKGNEVNNPLYQSATTTVVNPTYFKD